Proteins from a genomic interval of Stenotrophomonas sp. 24(2023):
- the pyrE gene encoding orotate phosphoribosyltransferase, with protein MSDHRHRFLQLALTADALRFGQFTLKSGRLSPYFFNAGRFDSGSLLSQLGACYADAIDASGIKYDVVFGPAYKGIPLATAMACELAQRGRDLPLSFNRKEVKDHGEGGQLIGADLTGKRVLIVDDVITAGTAIREALAIIRAAGGTPAGIVVALDRQEIASETDRRSAAQAVAEEAGIPVIAVATLADLLDFASGNPELVGYRQPLEAYRAQYGTRPTR; from the coding sequence ATGAGCGACCACCGCCACCGTTTCCTGCAGCTGGCCCTGACCGCCGACGCCCTGCGCTTCGGCCAGTTCACCCTCAAGTCCGGCCGCCTGAGCCCCTATTTCTTCAATGCCGGCCGCTTCGACTCCGGCTCGCTGCTGTCCCAGCTGGGCGCCTGCTATGCCGACGCCATCGATGCCAGCGGGATCAAGTACGACGTGGTGTTCGGCCCGGCCTACAAGGGCATTCCGCTGGCCACCGCCATGGCCTGCGAGCTGGCCCAGCGCGGCCGTGACCTGCCGCTGTCGTTCAACCGCAAGGAAGTGAAGGACCACGGCGAAGGCGGCCAGCTGATCGGCGCCGACCTGACCGGCAAGCGCGTACTGATCGTGGATGACGTGATCACCGCGGGTACGGCCATCCGTGAAGCCCTGGCGATCATCCGCGCCGCCGGTGGCACCCCGGCCGGCATCGTGGTGGCACTGGACCGGCAGGAAATCGCCTCGGAAACCGACCGCCGCTCGGCCGCCCAGGCCGTGGCCGAAGAAGCCGGCATTCCGGTGATCGCCGTGGCGACCCTGGCCGATCTGCTTGATTTCGCCTCTGGAAACCCGGAACTTGTCGGCTACCGGCAGCCGCTGGAAGCCTATCGCGCCCAGTACGGTACCCGGCCCACGCGCTGA
- a CDS encoding exodeoxyribonuclease III → MRIISFNANGIRSAATKGFLDWFRAQDADVLCIQETKAQEDQLTDPMFRPDGHHCFYRDAITKKGYSGVAIYSKREPDQVITSLGWAPFDDEGRYIEARYGNLSVVSFYIPSGSSGDLRQGFKFEVMEWLRPILEEWARSGRDYVLCGDWNIVRSALDIKNWKSNQKNSGCLPEERDWLNALCADHGQATDAGAGRGWSDAYRLLHPTGEDYTWWSNRGAARANNVGWRIDYQFVTPGLRDRLRSCAIYRDERFSDHAPFTVDYDL, encoded by the coding sequence ATGCGCATCATCAGTTTCAACGCCAATGGCATCCGCTCCGCCGCGACCAAGGGCTTCCTCGACTGGTTCCGTGCCCAGGACGCCGACGTCCTGTGCATCCAGGAGACCAAGGCCCAGGAAGACCAGCTGACCGACCCGATGTTCCGCCCGGACGGCCACCACTGCTTCTACCGCGATGCCATCACCAAGAAGGGCTACAGCGGCGTGGCCATCTACAGCAAGCGTGAGCCGGACCAGGTCATCACCTCGCTGGGCTGGGCCCCGTTCGATGACGAAGGCCGCTACATCGAGGCCCGCTATGGCAACCTCAGCGTGGTCTCCTTCTATATCCCGTCCGGCAGCTCGGGCGACCTGCGCCAGGGCTTCAAGTTCGAAGTGATGGAATGGCTGCGGCCGATCCTGGAGGAGTGGGCACGCAGTGGCCGCGACTATGTGCTGTGCGGTGACTGGAACATCGTCCGTTCGGCGCTGGACATCAAGAACTGGAAGTCCAACCAGAAGAACTCCGGCTGCCTGCCCGAGGAGCGCGACTGGCTCAATGCGCTGTGTGCCGACCACGGCCAGGCCACCGATGCCGGGGCCGGCCGCGGCTGGTCCGATGCCTACCGGCTGCTGCATCCCACCGGCGAGGACTACACCTGGTGGAGCAACCGCGGCGCGGCACGTGCCAACAACGTGGGCTGGCGCATCGACTACCAGTTCGTCACCCCCGGCCTGCGTGACCGCCTGCGCAGCTGCGCGATCTACCGCGACGAGCGCTTCTCCGACCACGCCCCGTTCACCGTGGACTACGACCTGTGA
- a CDS encoding MFS transporter — translation MSEAAAPAGYKGWAGIKRAFGTPAALTMALLGFGSGLPFLLIASQTLSTRLRDVGLDLGSIGLISLASFFYLLKFVWAPLLDRYAFPLLGFLGRRRSWLLVSQVLVMVGLVALAFVRPEQGVWPLVAWVLIASFAGATQDSAVDAYRIEIAPETAQAALAATYTLGYRIGLILAGAGALYLAQFESWQVAYLAMSALMLLPIIATLCCREPQQPANAVQRRIDVAGAFLQPITSFFRHNGVLLALALLAFVGLFKFPDQVIGVMAGPFYLDSGFDKADIATVSKLFGVWMGIGGAFIGGMAVAAFGFRRMLLLAALGVALSNLAFLLMAHNPGQLWAFYAALSADNLFQGFAGTVLVAFMSSLTDRNFTATQYALLVSLANLPGKFVGGVSGYIVEATSYSTFFILSAVTVVPTLLLLAWLWPRIGDRSRPGP, via the coding sequence GTGAGCGAGGCCGCTGCGCCGGCCGGCTACAAGGGCTGGGCCGGGATCAAGCGTGCCTTTGGCACGCCCGCGGCCCTGACCATGGCCCTGCTCGGCTTCGGCAGCGGCCTGCCGTTCCTGCTGATCGCCTCGCAGACCCTGTCCACCCGCCTGCGTGATGTCGGCCTGGACCTGGGCAGCATCGGCCTGATCAGCCTGGCCAGCTTCTTCTACCTGCTCAAGTTCGTCTGGGCCCCGCTGCTGGACCGCTATGCGTTCCCGCTGCTGGGCTTCCTCGGCCGCCGCCGCTCCTGGCTGCTGGTGTCGCAGGTGCTGGTGATGGTCGGCCTGGTCGCGCTGGCGTTCGTACGCCCCGAACAGGGCGTGTGGCCGCTGGTGGCCTGGGTGCTGATCGCCTCCTTCGCCGGTGCCACCCAGGACTCGGCGGTGGACGCCTACCGCATCGAGATCGCCCCGGAAACCGCACAGGCCGCCCTGGCGGCAACCTACACGCTGGGCTACCGCATCGGCCTGATCCTGGCCGGTGCCGGCGCGCTGTACCTGGCCCAGTTCGAGAGCTGGCAGGTGGCCTACCTGGCCATGTCCGCCCTGATGCTGCTGCCGATCATCGCCACCCTGTGCTGCCGCGAACCGCAGCAGCCGGCCAATGCCGTGCAGCGTCGCATCGATGTGGCCGGTGCATTCCTGCAGCCGATCACCAGCTTCTTCCGCCACAACGGCGTACTGCTGGCCTTGGCCCTGCTGGCCTTCGTCGGGCTGTTCAAGTTCCCTGACCAGGTCATCGGCGTGATGGCCGGTCCGTTCTACCTCGATTCGGGCTTCGACAAGGCCGACATCGCCACGGTGTCCAAGCTGTTCGGTGTCTGGATGGGGATCGGCGGCGCGTTCATCGGTGGCATGGCCGTGGCCGCCTTCGGCTTCCGCCGCATGCTGCTGCTGGCGGCCCTGGGCGTGGCGCTGTCCAACCTGGCCTTCCTGCTGATGGCCCACAACCCGGGCCAGCTGTGGGCGTTCTATGCCGCGCTCAGCGCGGACAACCTGTTCCAGGGCTTTGCCGGCACCGTGCTGGTGGCCTTCATGTCGTCGCTGACCGACCGCAACTTCACCGCCACCCAGTACGCGCTGCTGGTGTCGCTGGCCAACCTGCCGGGCAAGTTCGTCGGCGGTGTCTCCGGCTACATCGTCGAGGCGACCTCCTACAGCACCTTCTTCATCCTCAGTGCCGTCACCGTGGTGCCGACCCTGTTGCTGCTGGCGTGGCTGTGGCCGCGCATCGGCGATCGCAGCCGTCCCGGGCCCTGA